The Cyprinus carpio isolate SPL01 chromosome A3, ASM1834038v1, whole genome shotgun sequence genomic interval TGATGGACTCTGTTTTGGCCCGCCTTGCCATATCACCTGAAGAAGGGGAAGAAAAAGCATGCCATTGAAGAATATCTTAATTTCTAAATTACttatttaatgtaacattttttttttgtttaaatgcaaaagcaatttaaagtgaatttgatTTTGGAAAATTTGGGcaaaaattgaaaatgttttaagttttagtttcattatttaaacatgttaatgattgaataaattttaaaaccgTTGGATATAATGCAACACTTACTtttgttcacaaaataaaacgATGGACtagtctaaaataaaatattctaaaatagcttggttatattgtttattactttttatattttttatgcatatgtTGACGTTATGATTTTGCTTAATGATAAAGTAATTATTAGTTGAAAATTAGTACATCTGTGTAATTTTCTTTTGAATAGTTTAATATGAGAATTAAAATGACAACAGGTTTGAACAAATCTGAACACTTTCAGAATAGACATGCAGGAAATGCTACTGTTACCGTATttctttaatgttacttttatttcatattgATTTTTGGTTATCTTTACTTCAAAGATCTGCATACTGCAtctatttatttaactgtttgttAAAAGGTCATTTGTAtgctttattaaatatgtaaattattcatTACTTATTTGTAACAACactatatatatcataaatatatatataatatatatatatattataaaatatttttatatatatatatatatatatatatatatatatatataaacattctaaTTCAGATAAATTCTAATTCTAAATACTAAACATATGAACTTAATTTAAACAGAATCGAATTGGTCGGCTAGGTGTCAGATTTCTATTCGTCACCCTCtgtgttaaatatttacattGGCAGAATTAATGAAAATTAGGAATGAGAATTTGCACCCCTAAGGGAAGGGAAAATATGGTACATCCCATATTGGTTGAGACTCTGAAGCCGTAGAAGGGGTACACGCGAAAATAATCCTcgaaaacattttaagatttcgTTTGCTTTTACTATTAAAGTTTATGTTTCATAATACTGATATGTTTTGCATATACTCAAAATAATGTATCTGAACAGTTGTATGCCCAAATAGAAACGCACAACTCATTTGACACATTTGACCCCTGTACTTTAAATTAGTGGTAGCGTCCAACTCACCCGCGTTTCCGCGCGAAATAGCGGCCCGCGCGTATTTCTCAGCTGCTAACGACAATTCATAAAGCCCGCTGCTGTTGGCCCTGTCAGATCTTGATCGCTtttatctgttgttgttttaaatcgtGTTTTTAATTAGTCATTTTCTCTGATCAAACGCGAACTTGAAATGCCTACCAGAACCTCATTGTCTTTGCCAGAGGATGTCAAGGAGCGGTACGGTGCTGTATTTGTCTTAATAGAGCTGTGACGAGAGACTGCATTTCATAGTTTGCTCTTTCGCGGGCTTTGCTCGCTAACGTTACTCGTTACACGTCGATTTCGTCACATAACAGCCGCTGTATTGTGTGCAGTTTGGAGatgaaaaacatgttaaatttTTATTCTAGTTAGCATTTAGCCGTGCTACAAATGCTGTACCCGCCATCAGCTCGCGTGTAGCGGGAAAAACAGGCAACGGCTGGTTGTTTTGATGCGAGCAAACTCGCAGGTGTCAGTCTGACTGTATTTGGCGCCAAATACACATGTCCGAGTGGAGCCCTGCCCGCCTCCTGTCTCTCTCTGCTCAATCACTGCACAAGTCTTTAGGCTCATACCTGCGAAATCTTGCTGCAATTTCTGTAATTTACTCAAAATCTTCAAAAGTGATGTTAATAACAATTATCGACTGTCTCTGCGTgcgtgcgtgcttgtttacatcctTAATCCCATGATAGCGACGCACTTATGAGACCGTTATCTGAATTTAAAGattaaatgttgaaaattgtaatctaatttcaaatgtttattgcaCGTCgaagtaatttagtttttttccaaGTTGTGTGGAGATGTGCTGTGCATCGTTAATGAGATGTTTACCTTCATGTTCCCAGGCTTCAGGAGCTGGATGAAGGTGGAGACAGTTTGTCAGATGAGGTGAGGGTCTTATGAATTAGTCATGATCAATTGGTCAGGTTATTGGCGATTTTTTACATGTAGGCATCTCACaaaaatcaacaattttttaacatcaaaaattaGCAGAATGTATGTCTTTCATGTAGTGGAAGTAGTTTAATAACGGAGTCGCCGTCTATCTGGTCCAGCACATCTTATTTtttatgaagaatttttttttttttgtctgagaatCTAATTTCGTGCCAACATTTATATAAAGATCTTTAATGCCTAAGGTTTATATGTGAAGTattgtaaatatactttttagACTTTCTCGggctttcctgtagctcaaatagTAGAAAATGGCAACGCCAAGCTAATGGGTCCAAATCAAGGAAAGCAATAACTTGTCAAATGTAAATGTCTACCTTTAAAGCATCTGCCGAACTCATTCATGCATTTCTGTAATGGTTCTGTAGTTTTACTTGATTGTGTACTTTCTTTGTTGTGGTAGGAGTGTGTAAAGGAAAAGCTCAGGTTACTGCAGGAGTTCCTGCTTGCTGATACTCAGGACCAGCTCAAAATCCTTGAGGACAAGTTAAAAAGCTCAGAGCTTTCCACTGTGAGTTACGCTGCCCTTTCAGTTCTCCTGTCTAGAACTGTTGAGAACTTGTGCTCCAACTGGTCTTTCTTTTTAGGACGTGTACACGTCAGAGGTGAAGGCAGTGCTCAAGAAAGCTCTGGGAGTTGTCAAGGAGGATGAAGGAGTGGAGCAGAACGGACATTCAAATGGCTTCTCTGAAAATGGGTCTCACAAAGACGAAGGCGAGCGGGAGGGAGCCATGGATACTCAGGAGGACGGAGATGCTATGAAGTCTCCCAGTGCCCCGAAGGGAAAGGGTGGCCGTCGCAGTAAAGCAGATTCTGAGCCCAAGAGTGAGTTGCAGGGGTTTAAAGGGGTTTTAATTGCCCTCCATGTGTTACAATGCTTGTATCTCTACATTGATATGATTGTACATGTTGTATTGAAATAATTGTTGATGTTTACatgcagtggtggacagtaacggagtagctttacttcgttactgtacttaagtacatttttcaagtatctgtactttactggagtagttattttaagtaacttttacttttacttcactacattgcaaagcataagatcgtactttttacttcactacatttcataaaacatatcgttactccttattatatatcacgtgctctgagacgcagaagcggtgtctgattcaagaacgaactgattcttttcaatgaaccttttaaatcggttagcAAATcacaccaaacgattcattcacgaattagaatgatccgattgcagctgttctcgagtctacaactcactgattcaaatgaaccgtttagtgcgagtctctagtgaactcaattcacaaccgggagatcttgtgagcacgcgcgactgatgctgctaaaagtaagttacgaatgtcgaattttgagattaattattgtaactgaaaatcatatttaggtcaaaattgtcagttgtttgtgaactaaatcttctgtaaagggtgatctatttaagcccactgaaatgcttgaatgcaaacacatcagcatctgtgcctcttaggtaaaaaacaaaacattaaattaacacagattaaataaaataactaatgcacgttcaaattcccgctgccataacattaagttgtattaaaatgttacgcatttatctctgtgacgtctgtttttatattgtttatcaacagtataaacgtttatattgtttgaattaaccacccaagtagacagatatgaatgtttattcataaccatactgaaaataagtaaatattggtagctgatgctaactgtctagctaacaagcttgctggtgttgagttgaggttattttttaaaaataaagtccaaatatttttattcaaccacctagatatatTATGTCTGGGGGGAAAGAAAGGCTATGATGTTCAgaaacatggtaactacagtaattatcaaagtgggaagtgatgccctctgggagtatttggccaggagtgtttttacaccacagacaaggtttcagaaaatgttcttcctaacttcaggccttattctcatggcatatataactgtgatgttctgcaaaacaacaaattgtaaaacactttttttcttactggtgaaaatctgatgatcaaatgtgaccctggagcacaaaagcagtctgaagtcgctggggtatatttgtagcaggtagccaaaaatacattgtatgtgtcaaaatgataaaatttttcttttatggcaaaaatcattaggatattaagtaaagatcatgttccatgaagatattttctaaatttcctactgtaaatatataaaaacttattttttgattagtaatatgcattgctaagaattcatttagacaagtttaaaagtgattttctcagtgttttgatttttttgcaccctcagattccagattttccaatagATATAatcctttcctaacaaacaaaaacatcaatggaaagcttatttaatcagctttcggatgatgcccaaatctcaatttcaaaaaattgacccttatggttttgtggtccagggtcaccaatctgttttctctcaggtacatcgcagtgtaagcttcacagtgaacattactacatcactcttgtcagcgtagtccatatcaacaacaaaaaaatatcttgactccatgtagtgggtattttgagaaaattcccaggtattttgagcagtaggattataaaaaaaaaaatgtgctaatataaaattaagtagccagcctatataaaattgcaaaataaatctatctatcagtacttttttacttaagtacataaaaaatcgagcacttttgtactttcactcgagtaaaattgaaaaaggagtacttttactggagtattattttattatacgtatctgtacttttactcaagtacttgatttgtgtactttgtccaccatTGTTGACATGAATATACCTATTGTTGTTGATATagcagtaaaatatatatatatatatatatatatatatatatatatattatctattatatataatatatatatatatatatatatatacacacacacacacacacaagtaagtATCTGTACATTGTGTGCTGGATGTAGAGTATTTAGTCTTTATAAATGGTGCATTTTATTCCCCCACAGAATCTCCAGCCAGTACCAGGGTTACGCGTAACTCTGGAAAACAGCCAACTATCCTTTCCATGTTCTCTAGAGTGTAAGTCAACATTTTAAGAGTTGTCCTTGTTCAAGTCTGATGTGCAGTTTTGCACTTGGGCAGTTGAAATTAAATTGAGTTTGAATGAAACTTTGGTCATTTTATAAGTGGGTGTTTCTTCCAATAGCCCAAAGCGAAAGTCTGATGAGCTGAATGGAGAAGCCACAAGTGGTGCAGCAGAAGTGAAGCCTGAGGAAGATATTACAGAGGAGGTAAGGTTTTGACATTTAATGCTGTTTTAAGAAATccatagaaatattttaattggaaaaaaaaaatttcttcccCGGTCAGTCCATGAAGAAAAACGCCTTAAAACAGAAGCTGAGAAGTGAGTTCCACATTAGTCAAATTAAACCAGTCTTTCTCAATATGCGATGCATCGGTGAAGTTAATCTTTTTACCCCCTCCTTTCAGTCCTAATGCTGAGAACACTACTAATGGCCAGATCAAGCCTGTGTCTGCAGCCAAGGTGATGCTCATTTCATTCCCCGTTTATGCTGCTGCTTGAATTAATGCACCAAATGAATCTCATTAATCTGCATTTTAGACCCCTCCACCAAAATGTCCCGACTGCAGGCAGTATCTGGATGATTCGGACCTCAAGTTCTTCCAGGGAGATCCTGATGATGCTGTGAGTGTTTTAATCCTTGAGCTGTTCTGTAGTGTTTGTTTGGAAGCTGCCAAGCGATTATCATTCTAAATGTATATTAAGAAAAACAACTCCTTACTGATCCACATCAGCAATTTAAATTTGACTTCTTGTGCCtttgtaacactttttaatattgtttgttttttgtctctgGTAGTTGGATGAACCAGAGATGTTGACTGATGAGCGTCTATCCCTCTTTGATGCAAATGAAGATGGTTTTGAAAGCTATGAAGATCTGCCCCAGCACAAGATAACTAACTTCAGGTAATAAGGGGAAATGAGTCGTATCGAATGGtattcatattttctttctttttttctctcctccagTTATTTGACTGTTATAATCCTCATTCACAGCGTGTATGACAAGCGTGGGCACCTGTGTCCATTTGACTCTGGCCTCATTGAGAAAAATGTGGAACTGTACTTTAGTTGTGCTGTTAAGCCCATCTACGATGACAACCCATGCATGGATGGTATGTCCCAAGTTCTTAAACTGTGAAGGCTGACTATTAAGCCATTTTAGGGTTTAGTGTACATTAAATTGCTTGTGATTGTTCTCTTTAGGTGGGGTTCCTGCCAAGAAGCTTGGTCCTATCAATGCTTGGTGGATCACTGGTTTTGATGGTGGGGAGAAGGCTTTAATTGGCTTCACCACAGGTAAATATTTCATGAAGTAATCAATCTCATCCCAGTCAGGTTTGTCGAAGCACATGGAATCCAACCGGTCTTATTTCATCTCCACAGCCTTTGCTGACTACATCTTAATGGACCCCAGAGAGGAGTACGCTTCCATTTTTGCTCTGATGCAGGAGAAGATCTACATGAGCAAGATTGTAGTTGAATTTCTCCAGAAGAACCAGGATGCCACATATGAGGATCTGCTGAACAAAATTGAGGTGAGCTGATGGATGtgatttttctctgtctctctcctgtaCTGTCGGCAGCAGTGCTGACCTGTTCCTTCATGTCTTAAGACTACCGTTCCACCTGCTGGGCTCAACTTCAACCGTTTCACAGAGGACACACTGCTGCGTCATGCtcagtttgtggtggagcaggTAGAGAGCTATGATGAGGCTGGAGACTCAGACGAGCAGCCCATCATCATCACTCCCTGTATGAGAGACTTGATCAAGCTGGCCGGTGTTACTTTGGGCAAGAGGTGAGTTTCCGTTTCATAGTCTTGgggtgttatatatttttttttttttttttttttagtgtgagcACTGAGTAGTGGTTGACCGTTAAAGATGACTGCTGATACTTACAAGAACAGTGTTACTAGATTTTTAGACTATTTAAACCTGTTAAACTAGCCTGAAAGCCTATGCTCTTAGtaactgattaataaaataataataattaccagtAATGTTTAATATAATCATTGGTATAATGCCACGGAGAGGTACAGTGGGTATACAAAAGAATCACCCAGCACATCTACACTTTGCAATATTTCGTCCACTCTTTgtagaactgctcaagttcagtttgattcttttctatacccactgtagcAGATGTATGCAACTGatgaacattttctatttttagattatCCACAAAGTATTATCCGGTAATGGTTTTTAATGTCTCCTATATACTTGGACATCTGATCCAGTGCTAATGAAACTTtgacatttgttaaaatattgtgCAAAATACTCTGGAGTTGGTCCTAAGGGGAGCCAAGGTTTAGCTGACGAGCAGCGATGGTTGTTTGGATatcaaatctaaatatatattctgtCCAGTTGACACACAGGGCTGTGGTGAAAAAGAGAAACTTCAACAGTCTGCAGACACTGTAATGATAGAAAGCTTAATAAATCTGACAATATCTTTTTGTGAAGTggataaatgcttttaaatagtttatttttattctttttttttttgtgcatgaacCATTTCTTGAAGCTATAGTAGACTCTGAGCATTCAGTGGTTTGTTGGGATGTTACGTTAACTCGTCCTTGTTGCATGATGTCCTCATGTTTCTAATAATCCTCTAACCTTTCCTAATGCAGCAGGCAGCTGTACTGGTATGTAAAGCCTATTTCTGCAGAGAGTGTGgcttggtttttttattttttttttccccatacactCAAAATGCAGTAACCCGTGTTGGTGGTAAACTACTTCACTAGTTAAAAAGGGTGGGTGATGAGAACAAGAACGTTTTCCTCAGCTTATTTTCCCCCTACCTGACTTGCATGGCTCCGCATAACATGTTAATTAGGCCTCCCATTGTTTGAATTTACATGTTGCCCATTTAGAGAAATGAAGCCTCTGAAGGAACTGAATGTactttttctataaaaaaaaaaaaccgagccAATCTGCTCGAGATCTTTAAAACAGACTCTGAAATGAGAAATTTGCATCACCCAGCCTTGACAAACTCAGTCCATTCAGTGTCCTGTGACCTCCATACACATTACGTGCACGGTTCCATTTTTGCTTGGCTGTTAGTGGTCTCTGTATCTAAAATGGTGTGTTTGTAGCTCATTACATTCATTTTGTTCTTCAGGAGAGCAGCCAGAAGACAAGCCATCCGTCATCCCACCAAAATTGAGAAGGACAGCAAGGGCCCAACTAAAGCCACCACCACTAAACTGGTCTATCAGATCTTTGACACCTTTTTCTCAGATCAGATTGACCAGAACAATAAAGATGGAGGTGGAGTGAAGAGACAACGGTGTGGTGTCTGTGAGGTAGATTGTGCAAAAATGGCCTTATATTGCAACCAAACTATGCATGCAATGTCAATGTTAACAAGGtggcatttctttctttcaggtGTGTCAGGCACCAGATTGTGGCAAGTGTTCCGCCTGTAAGGATATGATCAAGTTTGGAGGCAGTGGCAGAAGTAAACAGGCTTGTCAGAAGAGGAGGTATGCTAACTGTGGGCAGTCTTCATACTTGCCTAATCATTCTGCTTGGCAGAAATGTCGTATTGGTACCATGCGTTGTGAAATAAGACTAAATGTCAGTCACTGGTCAGCTTTTTTTATGAATTGACTAACTTgagtagtgtgttttttttttttttttttttttctacaaattaaTCTGATCTCTTCCATGACTTGCATTTAATTAATAGCTAGTCTTTTCCTTTGGTTTTAGTAAAGTGAGTGTCAATTTTTACAGGAGTGCAAGAATTTATACATTGATTTGCCATTAGATTTTTCACTCCTTCCTGAGCAGATGTGTTGCAAACTAAAGTCTTAATTCgtgcaacattttaattttgcattgagcttttttttttttttttgtaaaacagacTTTGACGTGCTCTTAAGTCAGTTGTTACCATCTGCCCTCACTGTTGCTTTTGCAGTGCCTCATTGTGTCCATGTTTGTTCCGTATGTGTTCAGTGCTGTGCTAATGCTAATAAAGCACAGAATCATCTTTAGTCAGCATGCTGCCCCCTGTCGTATTGAGTGAGAATAGGAACACCATTTTGAGAAGCTCTTTATTTCCTGCCAGTTTTTTTTATCCAGCTCTATGGCCTTGGATTTGTTTGCCAGAATAAAGCTAAATGGGTGTCTTGTCCCTTGTCCAGATGTCCCAACCTGGCAGTGAAAGAAGCGGAGGATGATGAGAATATGGATGAGGAGGAAGTATTGCCACTTAAGGAGACAAAGAAAATGTCTCAggcaaagaagaaaaaacagacgAAGAATAAGATCAGCTGGGTGGGCGAGCCCATCAAGGTATGTGATCTCTTACAATACGAACCTGGATGCCCACTTCCTGGACTTTAGGTATTGATTTTGTCCTTTCAGACTGATGGAAGGAAGGAATACTACATGAAAGTGCGTGTGGAGAATGAGGTGGTGGAGGTGGGAGATTGTGTGTCTGTCAGCCCTGCTGACCCATCACATCCCCTCTACTTGGCCAGGTAAACTTTTACTGAAGCAAACTTGGGTTCTTGGCACCTTAACTGGCGCTGTATTGCTTTAAATTGGTAAGTCAATGTTTTTGTTATGATTACAGGATTACGGCATTATGGGAGGATGGAGATAAGATGTTTCATGCGCATTGGTTTTGCCGGGGCACTGATACTGTTCTTGGAGAATCATCAGACCCTCTTGAGCTCTTCCTTGTTGATGAGTGTGAAGATATGCAGCTGAGTTTTGTCCATGGCAAGGTCAACGTCCTCTACAAGGCTCCAACTGAAAACTGGTTCATGGAGGTACAGATGCTGAAGTCTGATCTACATTTGTGTCAGTATCACACTGGGCAGGaggttttaatatttgtatgcttTCAGGGTGGAATGGATGATGACATAAAAGTGATAGAAGATGATGGCGAAAGCTTCTTCTATCAGCTCTTGTATGATGGTGAATGCGCTCGCTTTGAGTCTCCTCCCAAGGTCACGCCGTCAGAGGACTGCAAGTATAAGTGAGTACCCCTTTTAGACCTTTTCTTTCTTACAggtcagtttgtttgtttttgttttttttctgtgcatgcaTTTCAACATGAAACGTTTTATGGCAGGTTCTGTGCCAGCTGCGTAAGGAATCGAGAACGAGAGGCTCAGGATTTGCCTAATGTCTGTGAACCCCTGGAGGATGAGAAGAGTGACTCTAAAGTCTTTTATGGTTTGGCGACCCTAAAGGGCGAGCAGTACAGAGTAGGGGACAGTGTCTATCTTCCCCCAGAGGCCTTCAGTTTTGCGTAAGCTTTTATTTTTCCCTGCCTTAAGATATTCTGAAGTTGAGAGCCATTTTATTAAAGGTATGTTTTCCC includes:
- the LOC109081278 gene encoding DNA (cytosine-5)-methyltransferase 1-like; the protein is MPTRTSLSLPEDVKERLQELDEGGDSLSDEECVKEKLRLLQEFLLADTQDQLKILEDKLKSSELSTDVYTSEVKAVLKKALGVVKEDEGVEQNGHSNGFSENGSHKDEGEREGAMDTQEDGDAMKSPSAPKGKGGRRSKADSEPKKSPASTRVTRNSGKQPTILSMFSRVPKRKSDELNGEATSGAAEVKPEEDITEEVHEEKRLKTEAENPNAENTTNGQIKPVSAAKTPPPKCPDCRQYLDDSDLKFFQGDPDDALDEPEMLTDERLSLFDANEDGFESYEDLPQHKITNFSVYDKRGHLCPFDSGLIEKNVELYFSCAVKPIYDDNPCMDGGVPAKKLGPINAWWITGFDGGEKALIGFTTAFADYILMDPREEYASIFALMQEKIYMSKIVVEFLQKNQDATYEDLLNKIETTVPPAGLNFNRFTEDTLLRHAQFVVEQVESYDEAGDSDEQPIIITPCMRDLIKLAGVTLGKRRAARRQAIRHPTKIEKDSKGPTKATTTKLVYQIFDTFFSDQIDQNNKDGGGVKRQRCGVCEVCQAPDCGKCSACKDMIKFGGSGRSKQACQKRRCPNLAVKEAEDDENMDEEEVLPLKETKKMSQAKKKKQTKNKISWVGEPIKTDGRKEYYMKVRVENEVVEVGDCVSVSPADPSHPLYLARITALWEDGDKMFHAHWFCRGTDTVLGESSDPLELFLVDECEDMQLSFVHGKVNVLYKAPTENWFMEGGMDDDIKVIEDDGESFFYQLLYDGECARFESPPKVTPSEDCKYKFCASCVRNREREAQDLPNVCEPLEDEKSDSKVFYGLATLKGEQYRVGDSVYLPPEAFSFAVKLASPVKRSHRKDDVDEDLHPEYYRKSSDYIKGSNLDAPEPFRIGRIKEIFCNKRSDGKPDKMDPKLRLYKFYRPENTHKGPKGAYHSDINQLYWSDEEATVNMAEVLGRCQVEYAEDLVESVQDYSSRGPDRFYFLEAYNAKTRSLEDPPNHARSAVHKGKGKGKGKGKGKGKAALQESQDQEPQEQTVPKLRTLDVFSGCGGLSEGFHQAGISETHWAIEMWDPAAQAFRLNNPGTTVFTEDCNVLLKLVMSGEKTNSLGQKLPQKGDVEMLCGGPPCQGFSGMNRFNSRTYSTFKNSLVVSYLSYCDYYRPKFFLLENVRNFVSFKRSMVLKLTLRCLVRMGYQCTFGILQAGQYGVAQTRRRAIILAAAPGEKLPRFPEPLHVFAPRACSLSVVVDEKKYVSNVTRGNGGIYRTITVRDTMSDLPEIRNGAAALEISYNGEPQSWFQRHIRGSQYQPILRDHICKDMSALVAARMRYIPLAPGSDWRDLPNIEVRLRDGTTTKKLRYTHSDKKNGRSGTGALRGVCSCAEGKSCDPADRQFNTLIPWCLPHTGNRHNHWAGLYGRLEWDGFFSTTVTNPEPMGKQGRVLHPEQHRVVSVRECARSQGFPDTYRFFGNILDKHRQVGNAVPPPLSKAIGLEVRKCVQERMRENATEPVKQEKMEVCN